Proteins from a genomic interval of Euleptes europaea isolate rEulEur1 chromosome 18, rEulEur1.hap1, whole genome shotgun sequence:
- the KCNJ14 gene encoding ATP-sensitive inward rectifier potassium channel 14: MGVAQAVRRLSDGGRAGELQEEAVESPPSCPNGKPVVAQPHNRFVKKDGHCNVQFINMSDKGQRYLTDIFTTCVDIRWRWMLVLFCLSFVLSWLLFGFTFWLISALHGDLGPKVPQAPKPCFSEITSFMAAFLFSLETQTSIGYGFRSVTEECPSAVVAVVMQCIAGCILDAFIVGAIMAKIAKPKKRNGTLVFSETAVVAMRDGMLCLMWRVANLRKSHLVEAHVRAQLLRSRVTPEGEYIPLDHVDVNVGFDSGTDRIFLVSPVTIIHEINAESPFYEFGPPELAKGDFELVVILEGMVEATAMTTQCRSSYLPTEIRWGHRFEPVLFERRGHYEVDYQHFHRTYEVPGTPACSAKELSQRKYRAPPAGATAARASFCYENEVALSCCREEEEEEEKQVSRRVSLENETDTAT, encoded by the exons ATGGGGGTAGCCCAAGCCGTCCGCCGTCTGAGTGATGGCGGCAGGGCAGGAGAGCTTCAAGAAGAGGCAGTGGAatcccctcccagctgcccaaATGGCAAACCTGTTGTCGCCCAGCCGCACAACCGTTTCGTGAAGAAGGACGGCCACTGTAACGTACAGTTTATCAACATGAGCGACAAGGGCCAGCGGTACCTCACCGACATCTTCACCACTTGCGTGGATATCCGTTGGCGATGGATGCTCGTCCTTTTCTGCCTCTCTTTTGTGCTTTCCTGGCTTCTCTTTGGCTTCACCTTCTGGCTCATATCTGCGCTGCACGGGGACCTCGGTCCGAAGGTCCCGCAAGCCCCCAAGCCCTGCTTCTCTGAGATCACCAGTTTCATGGCTGCCTTCCTCTTCTCCCTGGAGACCCAGACGTCCATTGGGTACGGCTTCCGCAGCGTGACGGAGGAGTGTCCCTCCGCCGTGGTGGCCGTCGTTATGCAGTGCATAGCGGGGTGCATCCTTGACGCCTTCATTGTCGGTGCCATCATGGCCAAGATCGCCAAGCCCAAGAAGCGCAACGGGACCTTGGTCTTTAGCGAGACTGCTGTCGTGGCTATGCGCGACGGCATGCTCTGCCTCATGTGGCGGGTGGCCAATCTACGCAAGAGCCATCTGGTGGAAGCCCATGTCCGGGCACAGCTACTGCGG TCTCGAGTGACCCCTGAGGGGGAGTACATCCCCCTGGACCACGTTGATGTCAACGTGGGTTTCGACAGTGGTACTGACCGCATCTTCCTGGTGTCCCCAGTGACAATCATCCATGAGATCAACGCTGAAAGTCCCTTCTACGAGTTCGGCCCTCCCGAGCTGGCTAAGGGTGACTTTGAACTGGTGGTCATTTTGGAAGGCATGGTGGAGGCGACGGCAATGACCACGCAGTGCCGCAGCTCTTACCTGCCCACCGAGATACGCTGGGGCCACCGCTTCGAGCCCGTGCTCTTTGAGCGGCGGGGCCACTACGAGGTTGACTACCAGCACTTCCACCGCACGTACGAGGTGCCAGGAACACCGGCTTGCAGCGCTAAGGAGCTGAGCCAGCGCAAATACAGGGCCCCTCCCGCGGGGGCCACTGCTGCCCGTGCCTCCTTTTGCTACGAGAACGAGGTGGCGCTCAGCTGCTGCcgcgaagaagaggaggaggaagagaagcaggTGAGCCGGCGGGTGAGCCTGGAGAATGAAACGGACACTGCCACATGA